A part of Lacinutrix sp. 5H-3-7-4 genomic DNA contains:
- a CDS encoding serine hydrolase, with amino-acid sequence MRKIVLLVSFFILSFVGFSQQDNIPKEVKEYIQSRIDNQINASIVVGFINGDNVTYYSFGKTAIENGKEVDENTVFEIGSISKTFTTTLLALKVNSGEINLNDPVSKYLPKTVNIPTRNEQEITLKHLATHTSALPRMPSNFSPSDPLNPFADYTKEQLYSFLSNHTLTRDIGSLYEYSNLGMGLLGHVLELQSGKSYEELVIEHIANPLQMNDTRLAFTPAMKNRLAKGHSGLTETSNWDITTLGGAGGIRSTASDMVKYLQANLDSDIIDSKLHNAMALAHQSSFKSEEQKTEMALAWHIENGKFLMHNGATGGYSAMSAIDKGNKKGVVVLTNTNENVDAIAIKLMVPSYPLKPIKPSIAKLIIKEIETNGIERALALYRSTKSSNPNAYNFDENQLNTLGYQLIEQNKNDIALEIFKLNVAEFPEASNPYDSLAELYLKMGEQDLAIQNYKKSLELNPANTNAKDVLKSLNVTIEDVTVSKEMLQSYTGKYQLAPTFFITVTTNNGRLFLQATGQPKFEIFPSNYNKFYLKVVEARVEFNTNNKGKVDSMTLYQNGQIMPGKRVE; translated from the coding sequence ATGAGAAAAATAGTATTACTTGTTAGTTTTTTTATATTAAGTTTTGTTGGTTTTTCTCAGCAAGACAATATACCAAAAGAGGTAAAAGAATATATTCAATCTAGGATTGATAATCAAATTAATGCTAGTATTGTCGTTGGCTTTATTAATGGCGATAATGTAACATATTATAGTTTTGGAAAAACAGCAATAGAAAATGGAAAAGAAGTAGACGAAAATACAGTTTTCGAAATTGGTTCTATTTCTAAAACCTTCACCACAACACTTTTAGCTTTAAAAGTGAATAGTGGAGAAATAAATTTAAACGATCCTGTTTCAAAATATTTACCTAAAACAGTAAACATTCCAACAAGAAACGAACAAGAGATTACTTTAAAGCATTTGGCAACACATACATCTGCATTGCCAAGAATGCCAAGTAATTTTTCACCTTCAGATCCTTTAAACCCATTTGCAGATTATACTAAAGAGCAGTTATATAGTTTTTTATCTAACCACACTTTAACTAGGGATATTGGTTCACTTTACGAATATTCCAATCTAGGAATGGGTTTGCTTGGGCATGTTTTAGAATTACAAAGCGGAAAATCTTACGAGGAGTTAGTGATAGAACATATAGCAAATCCTTTACAAATGAATGACACCAGATTAGCATTTACACCAGCAATGAAAAACAGATTAGCTAAAGGTCATTCTGGACTAACTGAAACATCAAACTGGGATATTACTACTCTTGGTGGAGCAGGAGGAATTCGTTCTACAGCTAGCGATATGGTTAAATATTTACAAGCAAATTTAGATAGTGATATTATAGATTCAAAATTACATAATGCAATGGCTTTGGCTCATCAATCTTCATTTAAAAGTGAGGAGCAAAAAACCGAAATGGCATTAGCATGGCATATCGAGAATGGCAAATTTTTAATGCATAATGGTGCTACTGGTGGTTATAGTGCAATGTCTGCAATAGACAAAGGCAATAAAAAAGGCGTTGTAGTTTTAACCAATACAAACGAAAATGTAGATGCTATTGCAATTAAATTAATGGTGCCATCATACCCATTAAAACCTATAAAACCATCAATAGCTAAACTTATAATTAAAGAAATAGAAACTAACGGTATTGAAAGAGCTTTAGCTTTATATAGGTCTACAAAATCATCAAATCCAAACGCATATAATTTTGATGAAAACCAACTAAATACATTAGGCTATCAACTTATAGAACAAAATAAAAATGATATTGCTTTAGAAATTTTTAAATTAAATGTGGCAGAATTTCCTGAAGCTTCAAATCCTTACGACTCTTTAGCAGAGTTATATTTAAAAATGGGAGAACAAGATTTGGCAATTCAAAATTATAAAAAATCTTTAGAGCTAAATCCTGCAAATACTAATGCAAAAGATGTTTTAAAAAGCTTAAATGTTACTATAGAAGACGTAACCGTAAGTAAAGAGATGTTGCAAAGTTATACAGGTAAATACCAATTGGCACCAACCTTTTTTATAACAGTAACCACAAATAATGGACGTCTTTTTTTACAAGCAACAGGTCAGCCTAAATTTGAAATTTTCCCATCAAACTATAATAAATTTTATTTAAAAGTTGTTGAAGCACGTGTAGAGTTTAATACTAATAATAAAGGAAAAGTAGATAGTATGACGCTATATCAAAATGGGCAAATTATGCCAGGAAAAAGAGTTGAATAA
- the acs gene encoding acetate--CoA ligase: MSNYHIKHLEEYYQVYRKSVREPEHFWEEIAEEHFLWRKKWDNVLSWDFTKPEVKWFEGAKLNITENCIDRHLATRGDKTAIIFEPNNPKEAAVHISYKALYHRVNKFANVLKSQGVKKGDRVCIYLPMIPELAVSVLACARIGAIHSVVFAGFSASALATRINDSDCKLVITSDGSYRGAKTIDLKGIVDDALNECENVSTVLVAKRINSNVKMKAGRDQWLQPLLDEASNQLKAEVMDAEDPLFILYTSGSTGTPKGMVHTTAGYMVYAAYTFKNVFQYREKDVYWCTADIGWITGHSYIIYGPLCNGATTIMFEGVPSYPDFGRFWEIIEKHKVNQFYTAPTAIRALAKEGVEHLEKHDLSSIKVLGTVGEPINEEAWHWYDDNVGKRKSPIVDTWWQTETGGIMITPIAYATPTKPTYATLPFIGIQPALMDEHGKEIKGNQVDGRLCIKYPWPSMARTIWGNHQRYKDTYFSAYKNKYFTGDGALRDEVGYYRITGRVDDVIIVSGHNLGTAPIEDAINEHPAVAESAIVGFPHDIKGNALYGYVTLKETGESRDQNNLRKEINQLITDQIGPIAKLDKIQFTNGLPKTRSGKIMRRILRKIASNESNNLGDISTLLNPECVQEIIDNVL, translated from the coding sequence ATGAGTAATTACCACATAAAACACTTAGAAGAATACTACCAGGTATATCGAAAATCAGTTAGAGAACCAGAACATTTTTGGGAAGAAATAGCCGAAGAGCATTTTCTATGGCGAAAAAAATGGGATAATGTTTTAAGTTGGGACTTTACTAAACCAGAGGTAAAATGGTTTGAAGGTGCAAAGTTAAATATTACCGAAAACTGTATAGACAGACACCTTGCAACAAGAGGAGATAAAACAGCCATAATATTTGAACCTAATAACCCTAAAGAAGCGGCGGTACACATATCTTATAAAGCGCTTTACCATCGTGTAAATAAATTTGCAAATGTTTTAAAAAGTCAAGGTGTAAAAAAAGGTGATCGTGTGTGTATTTATTTACCAATGATACCAGAATTAGCAGTTTCAGTTTTAGCTTGTGCAAGAATAGGAGCAATACACTCTGTGGTTTTTGCAGGTTTTTCAGCTTCAGCATTAGCAACACGAATAAATGATAGTGATTGTAAGCTTGTAATTACAAGTGATGGTTCTTATCGTGGCGCAAAAACTATAGATTTAAAAGGGATTGTGGACGATGCTTTAAATGAATGTGAAAATGTTTCTACAGTATTAGTTGCAAAACGCATCAACTCTAACGTAAAAATGAAAGCTGGTCGTGACCAATGGTTACAACCGCTTTTAGACGAAGCTTCAAACCAATTAAAAGCAGAAGTAATGGATGCAGAAGATCCATTATTTATTTTATATACTTCAGGTTCTACAGGAACACCAAAAGGTATGGTACATACTACTGCAGGTTATATGGTATATGCTGCTTATACTTTTAAAAATGTATTTCAATACCGTGAAAAAGATGTGTATTGGTGTACGGCAGATATAGGATGGATTACTGGACACAGTTATATTATTTATGGCCCATTATGTAATGGCGCTACTACTATAATGTTTGAAGGTGTACCAAGTTATCCAGATTTTGGTCGTTTTTGGGAGATTATAGAAAAGCATAAAGTGAATCAGTTTTATACAGCACCAACTGCTATTCGTGCATTAGCAAAAGAAGGTGTAGAACATTTAGAAAAACACGATTTATCTTCAATAAAAGTATTAGGTACAGTTGGAGAACCTATTAATGAAGAAGCTTGGCATTGGTATGATGATAATGTTGGTAAACGTAAATCTCCAATTGTAGACACGTGGTGGCAAACCGAAACTGGAGGCATCATGATTACGCCAATAGCTTATGCAACACCAACAAAACCAACTTATGCAACATTACCATTTATTGGTATTCAACCAGCATTAATGGATGAGCACGGTAAAGAAATAAAAGGCAATCAAGTTGATGGTCGTTTATGTATAAAATATCCTTGGCCAAGTATGGCAAGAACCATTTGGGGAAACCACCAGCGCTATAAGGATACTTATTTTTCGGCTTATAAAAACAAATACTTTACAGGCGATGGTGCATTACGTGACGAAGTTGGATATTATAGAATTACTGGTAGAGTAGATGATGTAATAATTGTATCTGGTCACAATTTAGGTACAGCACCAATTGAAGATGCCATAAATGAGCATCCAGCTGTTGCCGAAAGTGCAATAGTAGGTTTTCCACATGATATTAAAGGAAATGCATTGTACGGTTATGTAACTTTAAAAGAAACTGGAGAAAGTAGAGATCAAAATAATTTACGTAAAGAAATTAACCAGTTAATTACAGATCAAATTGGACCTATTGCTAAATTAGATAAAATTCAATTTACTAATGGATTACCAAAAACCCGAAGCGGAAAAATTATGCGTCGTATTTTGCGTAAAATAGCTAGTAATGAATCAAATAATTTAGGAGATATTAGTACCTTATTAAACCCAGAATGTGTTCAAGAAATTATAGATAATGTGTTGTAA
- a CDS encoding sodium:alanine symporter family protein codes for MYKIINDFIAEFASFVWGLPLLVLLIGGGLYLLILSKFLPFRYLGHAIQVLRGKYDNKEDEGEITHFQALTTALSSTIGMGNIAGVAVAISIGGPGAVFWMWISAIVGMSTKFFTSSLAIMYRGKDSAGKTQGGPMYFIMEGLGKHWKPLAVLFSFCGLIGALPVFNVNQLTQAINDIVLKPNGFTVDFSSNLIIGLVLVTITSIVILGGLNRISKVASKLVPSMVLLYFVLILIVLFVNAEVVPHYFKLIFTDAFAAENYKGDAFLGGLLGGLIVLGIRRGAFSNEAGIGTAPLAHGAAKTNEPIREGLVAMLGPAIDTLIVCTLTALAILVTGVWQTTEANGVSLTANAFGAAMPTFGKYLLLLCIVVFSVSSLFSYAYYGGKCLSFLIGDKYKHYYNYFYILSIILGATTSLALMINLIDGVFALMAIPTMTATLILAPRVIKEAKAYFKRMKAVKF; via the coding sequence ATGTACAAGATTATTAATGATTTTATTGCGGAGTTTGCTTCATTTGTTTGGGGTTTACCATTATTGGTTTTATTAATTGGTGGTGGATTGTATTTACTTATTTTATCTAAATTTTTACCATTTAGATATTTAGGTCACGCTATACAAGTGCTTCGTGGTAAATATGATAATAAAGAAGATGAAGGAGAAATCACCCATTTTCAAGCATTAACCACTGCTTTATCGTCTACTATTGGTATGGGAAATATAGCTGGAGTAGCAGTTGCTATTTCAATTGGTGGTCCAGGTGCTGTTTTCTGGATGTGGATTAGTGCCATTGTTGGTATGTCTACAAAGTTTTTTACCTCAAGTTTAGCTATAATGTACAGAGGTAAAGATAGCGCGGGAAAAACTCAAGGCGGACCAATGTATTTTATTATGGAAGGTTTAGGTAAGCATTGGAAACCCTTAGCCGTTTTATTTAGTTTTTGTGGTTTAATAGGTGCTTTACCTGTTTTTAACGTTAATCAATTAACACAGGCAATTAATGATATTGTTTTAAAACCTAATGGATTTACCGTAGATTTTAGTTCTAATCTAATTATTGGTTTAGTATTAGTAACCATTACATCTATTGTTATTTTAGGTGGTTTAAACCGAATAAGTAAAGTAGCATCTAAGTTAGTACCAAGTATGGTTTTATTATATTTTGTACTTATTCTAATTGTTTTATTTGTTAATGCTGAAGTTGTACCACATTATTTTAAACTTATTTTTACTGATGCTTTTGCTGCAGAAAATTATAAAGGTGATGCCTTTTTAGGTGGTTTATTGGGTGGACTAATTGTTTTAGGAATTCGTCGTGGTGCATTCTCTAACGAAGCAGGTATTGGTACTGCGCCTTTAGCACATGGTGCAGCAAAAACTAACGAACCTATTCGCGAAGGATTAGTAGCTATGTTAGGTCCTGCAATAGACACTTTAATTGTGTGTACACTTACAGCTTTAGCAATTTTAGTAACAGGTGTTTGGCAAACTACTGAAGCTAATGGTGTTAGTTTAACAGCTAATGCATTTGGTGCTGCAATGCCAACGTTTGGTAAATATTTACTATTGTTATGTATTGTGGTATTTAGTGTGTCTTCATTATTTTCTTATGCTTATTATGGCGGTAAATGTTTGTCTTTTTTAATAGGAGATAAGTACAAACATTATTACAACTACTTCTATATATTAAGTATTATTTTAGGAGCTACAACATCGTTGGCATTAATGATAAATCTTATTGATGGTGTTTTTGCTTTAATGGCAATACCAACAATGACAGCGACATTAATATTAGCACCAAGAGTTATAAAAGAAGCAAAAGCGTATTTTAAAAGAATGAAAGCAGTAAAATTTTAA
- a CDS encoding TetR/AcrR family transcriptional regulator: MARKKQYNEAEVVEKAMNLFWKKGYETTSMLMLEKEMGINKFSIYSSFGNKHGLFLESLKLYKSRVNITLNKLKKGNKGVEDIKDFFYESINSNLKSGNRNGCFVTNTYNEFSNNEDEIIKNQMNNFMNNLKEIIIAKLKIDSSKDEATILKQANYLLLAKHGLAAASRVNTRQEIEDYIEMIFDAI; the protein is encoded by the coding sequence ATGGCTAGAAAAAAACAATATAACGAAGCTGAAGTTGTAGAAAAAGCAATGAATCTTTTTTGGAAAAAAGGATATGAAACAACTTCTATGTTAATGCTTGAAAAAGAAATGGGCATTAATAAGTTTTCTATATATTCTAGTTTTGGTAACAAACATGGTTTGTTTTTAGAAAGTTTAAAACTTTATAAGTCTAGAGTTAATATTACTCTAAATAAACTAAAAAAAGGAAACAAAGGCGTTGAGGATATTAAAGATTTTTTTTATGAATCTATTAATTCAAACTTAAAAAGTGGCAATAGAAATGGATGTTTTGTAACTAATACCTATAATGAGTTTTCTAATAATGAAGACGAGATAATTAAGAATCAAATGAATAATTTCATGAATAATTTAAAAGAAATTATAATTGCAAAATTAAAAATTGATTCTAGTAAAGATGAAGCTACAATATTAAAGCAGGCTAATTATTTATTATTAGCAAAACATGGGTTAGCTGCTGCATCTAGAGTAAATACAAGACAAGAAATTGAAGATTATATAGAAATGATTTTTGACGCTATCTAA
- a CDS encoding carboxymuconolactone decarboxylase family protein codes for MTSLKIHNIETAPEGSKSLLENSQKAYGMIPGLHGVLAASPQILEAYQKLHELFTQSSFNEEELTVVWQAINVEHACHYCVPAHTGIANMMKVDENITEALRNETPLESEKLEALRTITLSIVRNRGNVSQADLDAFYAAGYEEKHILDIILGLSQKTISNYTNHIANTPVDAAFEKFAWSKK; via the coding sequence ATGACAAGTTTAAAAATTCACAACATTGAAACTGCACCAGAAGGAAGTAAATCTTTATTAGAAAACTCACAAAAAGCTTATGGTATGATTCCTGGTTTACATGGTGTTTTAGCGGCTTCACCACAAATTTTAGAAGCTTACCAAAAACTACATGAATTATTTACACAGTCTTCATTTAATGAAGAGGAATTAACTGTAGTTTGGCAAGCCATTAACGTAGAACATGCTTGCCATTACTGTGTACCTGCACATACTGGTATTGCAAATATGATGAAAGTAGATGAAAATATTACCGAAGCTTTACGTAATGAAACACCTTTAGAAAGTGAAAAATTAGAAGCATTACGTACAATAACGTTGTCTATTGTAAGAAATCGAGGTAATGTATCTCAAGCAGATTTAGATGCCTTTTATGCAGCCGGTTACGAAGAGAAACACATTTTAGATATCATTTTAGGTTTATCTCAAAAAACAATAAGTAACTATACAAATCACATTGCAAATACACCTGTAGATGCTGCTTTTGAGAAGTTTGCTTGGTCAAAAAAATAA
- a CDS encoding SDR family oxidoreductase, whose protein sequence is MSISVENKIALVTGANRGIGKSIVETFLKHGAKKVYLAVRDTDSTKALEEKYGDKVATLKADVSKTESIENLAKHATDVEIVVNNAGVGSPQSTISNGVEDDLQFQFNVNTLGLLRIANSFSNILENNKGALVQLNSVASIKNFPKLSTYSASKAASYSLTQGLRADFQEKGIRVLSVHPGPIDTDMAEKAGFEETSTKETVSEGIVSALQSNDFHLFPDKMAKKNRRCL, encoded by the coding sequence ATGAGTATTTCAGTAGAAAATAAAATTGCATTAGTAACCGGTGCTAATAGAGGAATTGGTAAATCTATAGTCGAAACTTTTTTAAAACATGGTGCTAAAAAAGTATATTTAGCTGTACGTGATACAGACTCAACAAAAGCATTAGAAGAAAAATATGGTGATAAAGTAGCTACTTTAAAAGCAGATGTTTCTAAAACTGAATCTATAGAAAATTTAGCTAAACATGCTACAGATGTAGAAATTGTTGTAAATAATGCTGGTGTAGGTTCTCCTCAATCAACTATTAGTAATGGCGTTGAAGACGATTTACAATTTCAGTTTAATGTTAATACTTTAGGTCTATTACGTATTGCAAATTCATTTTCTAATATCTTAGAAAATAATAAAGGTGCCTTGGTACAATTAAACTCTGTTGCTTCAATTAAAAATTTCCCTAAACTATCTACCTATTCTGCATCAAAAGCAGCGTCATATTCTTTAACACAAGGTTTAAGAGCAGATTTTCAAGAAAAAGGAATTCGTGTACTTAGTGTACATCCTGGACCTATAGATACAGATATGGCAGAAAAAGCTGGTTTTGAAGAAACTTCAACAAAAGAAACAGTTTCAGAAGGTATTGTTAGTGCATTACAGTCTAACGATTTCCATTTATTTCCAGATAAAATGGCAAAAAAAAATAGAAGATGCTTATAA
- a CDS encoding EthD family reductase yields MIKVSVMYPNSKDVQFDVEYYKNTHLPMVTNAVGSALKGLELDLGLATRAPGEPAPYVAIAHLKFESLQAFQDAFGPHQNTFAADVKNYSNVDGKLQISELVTF; encoded by the coding sequence ATGATAAAAGTTTCAGTAATGTATCCAAACAGTAAAGATGTACAGTTTGATGTAGAGTATTACAAAAACACACATTTACCAATGGTAACAAATGCAGTTGGTTCTGCTTTAAAAGGTTTAGAACTAGATTTAGGTTTAGCCACTAGAGCTCCTGGAGAACCTGCTCCATACGTAGCTATTGCTCATTTAAAATTTGAAAGCTTACAAGCTTTTCAAGATGCTTTTGGGCCACACCAAAACACATTTGCTGCAGATGTAAAAAATTATAGTAATGTAGATGGTAAACTTCAAATTAGCGAACTTGTTACATTTTAA
- a CDS encoding DsbA family oxidoreductase translates to MADKLKIDIVSDVVCPWCTIGYKRLEKAIQELGIEDKIEIEWQPFELNPNMPAEGQNVIEHIAEKYGSTLEQQRASQKHMTDAGEALGFKFDYYDDMRMANTFDAHILLEYAKDFGKQTELKMTLTKAFFSDRKDVSKREVLKEALLEVGLNAEEALAKLDSDDARIEVRNKQDFWKNMGVNSVPTIVFNRKSAVTGAQPVDTFKQVLSELLAE, encoded by the coding sequence ATGGCAGATAAATTAAAAATAGATATCGTATCAGATGTTGTGTGTCCTTGGTGTACCATTGGTTACAAACGTTTAGAAAAAGCAATACAAGAATTAGGTATTGAAGATAAAATTGAGATAGAATGGCAACCTTTTGAGTTAAACCCAAACATGCCTGCAGAAGGTCAAAATGTTATTGAACATATAGCCGAAAAGTATGGTTCTACTTTAGAGCAACAAAGAGCATCGCAAAAGCACATGACAGATGCTGGTGAAGCACTAGGTTTTAAATTTGATTATTATGACGACATGAGAATGGCAAATACTTTTGATGCACATATTTTATTAGAATATGCAAAAGATTTTGGCAAACAAACCGAGTTAAAAATGACCTTAACTAAGGCTTTTTTTAGCGATAGAAAAGATGTATCTAAAAGAGAGGTTTTAAAAGAAGCTCTTTTAGAAGTTGGCTTAAATGCAGAAGAAGCTTTAGCAAAGTTAGATAGTGATGACGCACGAATAGAGGTTAGAAACAAGCAAGACTTCTGGAAAAATATGGGTGTAAACTCGGTACCAACTATAGTTTTTAATCGTAAAAGTGCAGTAACTGGTGCACAACCTGTAGATACTTTTAAACAAGTACTTTCAGAATTATTAGCAGAATAA
- a CDS encoding L-dopachrome tautomerase-related protein produces the protein MKTFYCIFVLSVLFMSCKDKTQSKTESIPVTEQTKTPKVTQITAFKGQQVTGISVSNDGRIFVNFPRWRKGVNNAVVEVKNDTSLPFPNKTWNSWEIGDQVETNKFVGVQSVVVYNDLIYILDTRSALFQEVVDAPRIFAFNINTKNLEHTYILNEEAYHPNSYINDLRLDKKNNKIYFTDSGNSGLVILDLKSEKFTRVLDNHPSTEADAEFLTFGTNKFEKQIHSDGIALDTKNDKLYYHALTGYNLHSISTEALTQNNTETIENAVTFETKTAAPDGMIMDENGNLYFGDLENSKIMYRKPDGSIHTLVEGDVIKWPDTFSIYNGYLYFTNARINEAGEDISKMEFTVNKIALAKK, from the coding sequence ATGAAAACGTTTTACTGTATTTTTGTTCTATCTGTGCTTTTTATGTCTTGCAAAGACAAAACACAAAGCAAAACAGAATCTATTCCTGTAACAGAGCAAACCAAAACGCCAAAAGTTACCCAAATAACGGCGTTTAAAGGTCAACAAGTTACCGGTATTTCTGTTAGTAACGACGGACGCATTTTTGTGAATTTTCCAAGATGGAGAAAAGGTGTTAATAATGCTGTAGTGGAAGTAAAAAACGACACGAGTTTACCATTTCCTAATAAAACATGGAACTCATGGGAAATTGGAGATCAAGTAGAAACCAATAAATTTGTTGGTGTACAATCTGTAGTTGTATATAATGATTTAATTTACATTTTAGATACTAGAAGCGCATTGTTTCAAGAGGTTGTAGATGCTCCAAGAATTTTTGCATTTAATATAAACACTAAAAATTTAGAGCATACTTACATTTTAAATGAAGAAGCTTATCATCCAAATTCATATATAAATGATTTACGTTTAGATAAAAAGAATAACAAAATTTACTTTACAGATTCTGGAAATTCCGGATTAGTAATTTTAGATTTAAAATCTGAAAAATTTACACGTGTTTTAGATAATCATCCTTCAACTGAAGCTGATGCTGAGTTTTTAACCTTTGGAACTAACAAATTTGAAAAGCAAATACACTCCGATGGAATTGCTTTAGACACTAAAAATGATAAATTATATTATCACGCACTTACAGGTTATAATTTACATAGTATATCTACTGAAGCTTTAACTCAAAATAACACTGAAACCATTGAAAATGCAGTAACATTTGAAACTAAAACAGCTGCACCAGACGGTATGATAATGGATGAAAACGGCAACCTATATTTTGGTGATTTAGAAAACAGTAAAATTATGTACCGTAAACCAGATGGTAGCATACATACTTTAGTTGAAGGTGATGTTATAAAATGGCCAGATACATTTAGCATTTATAATGGCTATTTATACTTTACCAATGCTAGAATTAATGAAGCTGGTGAAGATATTTCTAAGATGGAGTTTACCGTTAACAAAATTGCTTTAGCAAAAAAATAA
- a CDS encoding haloacid dehalogenase type II, translating into MSTTIKTINFIKPKVVFFDVNETLLDLKPLKKEVKAVLNNQDHLLSLWFTTLLQYSLVVSASKQYKPFGHIGAAALQMVAANNNVFISEEKARNIVLKGLQNLPPHPEVKNALNNLKNEGFTLVALTNSNNESLKTKIENAGLTQYFDNLLSIESVGKFKPFTDVYNWASHKMNIQPEDCMLIAAHGWDVAGALWAGWRAAFISRPGQQQFPLAPETEINESDLQKVVDILVTYK; encoded by the coding sequence ATGAGTACTACTATTAAAACTATAAATTTTATAAAACCTAAAGTAGTATTCTTTGATGTAAACGAAACACTTTTAGATTTAAAGCCATTAAAAAAGGAAGTTAAAGCCGTTTTAAATAATCAAGACCATTTGTTGTCTTTATGGTTTACTACACTTTTACAATATTCATTAGTAGTTTCTGCAAGTAAACAATATAAACCTTTTGGACACATTGGTGCTGCAGCTTTACAAATGGTTGCTGCAAACAATAATGTTTTTATTTCTGAAGAAAAAGCAAGAAATATTGTGCTTAAAGGTTTACAAAATTTGCCACCACATCCTGAAGTAAAAAATGCTTTAAATAATTTAAAAAACGAAGGTTTTACACTTGTGGCTTTAACCAATTCTAACAATGAAAGTTTAAAAACTAAAATTGAAAATGCAGGTTTAACCCAATATTTTGACAATTTATTAAGTATAGAGTCGGTTGGAAAATTTAAACCTTTTACAGATGTTTATAATTGGGCATCACACAAAATGAACATACAACCAGAGGATTGTATGCTTATTGCTGCACATGGTTGGGATGTTGCTGGAGCACTTTGGGCTGGCTGGCGTGCGGCTTTTATAAGCAGACCTGGACAACAACAATTTCCTTTAGCGCCAGAAACTGAAATTAACGAAAGTGACTTACAAAAAGTAGTAGATATTTTAGTGACTTATAAGTAA
- a CDS encoding phosphoribosylaminoimidazolesuccinocarboxamide synthase, with protein MAKSNTITDTNYNFPGQKNVYKGKVRAVYNINDEELVMIATDRLSAFDVVMPKGIPYKGQILNQIATSMMKATEDLVPNWLTATPDPNVAVGHLCEPFKVEMVIRGYLSGHAAREYKAGKRMLCGVPMPDGMKENDKFPEPIITPATKAEMGDHDEDISREDILKKGIVSKEDYSVLEDYTRKLFQRGTEIAASRGLILVDTKYEFGKTKEGKIVLIDEIHTPDSSRYFYTEGYQERQDNNETQKQLSKEFVRQWLIANNFQGLEGQTVPEMSDEYIETVSERYIELYENIMGEPFIKADVSNIQARIEANVLDYLK; from the coding sequence GTGGCGAAAAGCAATACAATTACAGATACAAATTACAATTTTCCAGGACAAAAAAACGTGTATAAAGGAAAAGTAAGAGCAGTTTATAATATAAATGATGAAGAATTAGTAATGATTGCAACCGATAGGCTTAGTGCTTTTGATGTTGTGATGCCTAAAGGAATTCCTTACAAAGGACAAATTCTTAATCAAATTGCTACAAGCATGATGAAAGCCACAGAGGATTTGGTGCCAAATTGGTTAACAGCAACACCAGATCCAAATGTAGCAGTAGGTCATTTATGTGAGCCTTTTAAAGTAGAAATGGTTATTCGTGGTTACCTTTCTGGTCATGCAGCACGTGAGTATAAAGCAGGAAAACGTATGCTTTGCGGTGTACCCATGCCAGATGGTATGAAGGAAAATGATAAATTTCCAGAGCCTATTATTACTCCTGCAACTAAAGCAGAAATGGGAGATCATGACGAAGATATATCGAGAGAAGATATACTTAAAAAAGGCATAGTATCTAAAGAAGATTATAGTGTTTTAGAAGATTATACGCGTAAATTATTTCAACGAGGAACTGAAATAGCAGCTTCTAGAGGTTTAATTTTAGTAGATACCAAGTACGAATTTGGAAAAACTAAAGAAGGAAAAATTGTTTTAATAGACGAAATACATACACCAGATTCTTCACGTTATTTTTATACTGAAGGTTATCAAGAACGTCAAGATAATAACGAAACCCAAAAACAATTATCTAAAGAGTTTGTAAGACAATGGTTAATTGCAAATAATTTTCAAGGTTTAGAAGGGCAAACTGTACCAGAAATGAGTGATGAATATATTGAAACAGTTTCTGAACGTTATATAGAATTATACGAAAACATTATGGGAGAACCTTTTATAAAAGCCGATGTGTCTAACATACAAGCACGTATTGAAGCAAATGTTTTAGACTACTTAAAATAA